The Arachis hypogaea cultivar Tifrunner chromosome 16, arahy.Tifrunner.gnm2.J5K5, whole genome shotgun sequence genome contains a region encoding:
- the LOC112758397 gene encoding F-box/kelch-repeat protein At3g61590 — protein sequence MAGETSWISHYDDDTGRDIGEFGSSLEPGEDGDKQTSVVSVDLILPDDLLERILAYLPVASIFRAGSVCKRWHDIVTSKRFLWNLSHVLHQKPWYFMFTSSDEPIGHAYDPILRKWYGIELPCIGTSNWFIASSCGMVCFMDNDSRSELCVCNPITKRFKKLEDPPGLKFSDYSALAISVSRESQCYTVAIVKSKQVPENFFQWDISIHIYNSEEVTWITPFTEVLLGWRGGDESVICNGVLYFLVYSTGAGLPANRHSLIGYNISNHSSQGSLTRNFIPVPCSLTCGRLMNLKEKLVMVGGIGKPDRPDIIKGIGIWVLNDKKWEDIARVPHKFFQGFGELDDVFASSGADDLIYIQSYGSPVLLIYDMSNKQWKWAQKCPVIKRFPLQLFTGFSFEPRLEIAP from the coding sequence ATGGCTGGAGAAACTTCATGGATCAGTCACTATGATGATGACACAGGAAGGGATATTGGGGAGTTTGGCTCATCTTTAGAGCCTGGTGAAGATGGTGACAAACAAACAAGTGTTGTCTCTGTGGATCTTATTTTGCCGGATGACTTGTTGGAGCGGATCCTAGCCTACCTTCCTGTTGCAAGCATTTTCAGAGCTGGTTCTGTAtgtaaaagatggcatgatattGTCACTTCAAAGAGGTTTTTATGGAACCTTTCTCATGTTCTACATCAAAAACCTTGGTACTTCATGTTTACAAGCTCTGATGAACCAATCGGTCATGCATATGATCCCATCCTACGGAAATGGTATGGCATTGAACTTCCCTGCATTGGCACTTCAAATTGGTTCATTGCTTCATCATGTGGTATGGTTTGCTTCATGGACAATGACAGCCGAAGTGAATTGTGTGTATGCAACCCTATTACCAAAAGGTTCAAGAAGCTGGAGGACCCTCCGGGTTTAAAATTTTCTGATTACAGTGCACTAGCAATCTCAGTTAGTAGGGAATCTCAGTGTTATACAGTGGCAATTGTAAAATCCAAGCAAGTCCCTGAGAACTTTTTCCAGTGGGATATCTCAATTCATATATACAATTCTGAAGAAGTGACTTGGATAACACCTTTCACCGAAGTTTTGTTAGGGTGGAGAGGTGGTGACGAGAGTGTAATATGTAATGGGGTGCTATACTTTTTGGTTTACTCAACAGGGGCAGGTCTACCTGCAAATCGCCATTCCCTAATTGGATATAACATCTCCAACCATTCTTCTCAAGGTAGCTTAACAAGGAACTTTATTCCAGTACCTTGTTCTCTGACATGTGGCCGTTTGATGAATCTAAAGGAAAAGCTTGTAATGGTGGGAGGTATTGGTAAACCAGATAGACCTGACATAATCAAAGGAATTGGAATCTGGGTTCTAAACGATAAGAAGTGGGAAGATATTGCACGAGTGCCTCACAAATTCTTCCAAGGCTTTGGAGAGCTTGATGACGTTTTTGCCAGCAGTGGCGCAGATGATCTCATATATATTCAAAGTTATGGATCTCCTGTGCTGCTTATATATGACATGAGCAATAAACAATGGAAATGGGCACAGAAGTGCCCTGTGATAAAAAGGTTCCCACTTCAGCTTTTCACAGGTTTTTCCTTTGAGCCTAGGCTTGAAATTGCTCCATAG
- the LOC112756837 gene encoding uncharacterized protein — protein sequence MAAVLAEVSFVADGEFAVGMEFSSREAIIKAMKEYTLRRSVDYRVYKSEPLTFYAKCTQYGSGCDWLIRVSMISRKYCWVDPSLKVKSVIAEVQSKFNYTDGNNNIVSIAFAIVEGETSDAWHFFLSNLRQHVVTRDGMGLILDRHESINAAVERRYSRTVREYKVRYQRLRERGEAYNNWLNRIPREQYALAFDGGYRWGHMTTNLVECINSVLKGARNLPITELVKATFYRLNELFTRKRVEAEAQINAGHVFSEHVTSKIHANQLASGNIQVNCFNRQNEVFEVREMPSGVEYAVDLRRQRCDCGEFQVNRIPCRHVFSYCANQRLDWQVYVHDVFKMDQVRRVYRARFRPLGNPTTWPSYNGPRFVPNSYLRRVSKGRPRMTRFLNEMDTRMLHRLRRCRQCGAEGHSRSRCRQGGGPGTDHNAQ from the exons ATGGCTGCCGTCCTGGCAGAAGTTTCTTttgtcgcagatggtgaattCGCCGTGGGGATGGAATTCAGTTCTAGGGAAGCTATTATTAAGGCGATGAAGGAGTATACCCTCCGAAGAAGTGTAGACTACCGTGTGTATAAGTCGGAGCCTTTGACATTTTATGCAAAGTGTACACAATACGGgtcagggtgtgattggcttatcagagTTAGCATGATCAGCAGAAAGTACTGTTGG GTTGACCCCTCGTTAAAGGTAAAATCAGTTATTGCTGAAGTGCAGTCAAAGTTCAACTACACC GATGGTAACAACAATATCGTCTCGATTGCATTTGCTATTGTCGAAGGAGAGACTTCTGATGCGTGGCACTTTTTTCTTAGTAACCTGCGTCAACATGTTGTGACTCGGGATGGTATGGGACTTATATTGGACCGACATGAGTCCATAAATGCAGCTGTGGAACGCA GATATTCGAGGACGGTTCGCGAGTATAAAGTGCGTTATCAGCGTTTACGAGAGCGAGGCGAGGCGTACAATAACTGGTTAAACCGTATTCCCCGTGAACAGTATGCGTTGGCATTCGACGGTGGTTACCGATGGGGTCACATGACAACTAATCTAGTGGAATGCATCAACTCAGTCttgaagggtgcacgcaatctcCCCATCACTGAACTTGTGAAAGCAACATTCTACAGACTTAATGAGTTGTTCACACGGAAAAGAGTCGAGGCGGAGGCTCAGATTAATGCTGGCCATGTTTTTTCTGAGCATGTGACCTCCAAAATTCATGCAAATCAACTTGCATCAGGAAACATTCAGGTTAATTGTTTCAACAGACAAAATGAGGTCTTTGAAGTGCGTGAGATGCCAAGTGGAGTGGAGTATGCTGTTGACCTCCGTCGTCAACGATGTGACTGTGGTGAGTTCCAGGTGAATCGGATTCCTTGCCGACATGTGTTTTCATATTGTGCAAATCAACGACTAGATTGGCAGGTGTATGTGCATGACGTTTTTAAGATGGATCAAGTTAGACGCGTTTATCGGGCTAGGTTTAGGCCACTCGGGAATCCAACTACGTGGCCTTCTTACAATGGTCCTCGATTCGTACCAAATTCGTACCTGAGACGCGTTTCCAAAGGTCGCCCGAGGATGACGcgcttcttgaatgagatggacacacGCATGTTACATCGTCTGAGGCGATGTAGGCAATGTGGGGCTGAGGGACACAGTCGTAGTAGATGCCGTCAGGGAGGTGGTCCAGGTACTGACCATAATGCGCAGTAG